One Acidaminococcales bacterium genomic region harbors:
- a CDS encoding V-type ATP synthase subunit K, whose translation MESTGVSLAIAGAAVAALFAGCGSAIGVGIAGQAAAGVVSEDPEKFGNTLILQALPGTQGIYGLLIAFIILLNIGLIGGDVKEITVQQGLSFLYAGMPIGLVGLVSGIYQGKVSASGIYLCARRPEETGKGIIFAAMVETYAVLALLISFLMLNGVL comes from the coding sequence ATGGAATCAACAGGGGTATCTTTAGCAATTGCGGGAGCTGCGGTCGCGGCCTTATTCGCGGGCTGCGGTTCAGCCATCGGCGTTGGCATAGCGGGACAGGCGGCGGCGGGGGTCGTCTCGGAAGACCCGGAAAAATTCGGCAACACGCTTATTTTGCAGGCATTGCCCGGCACGCAGGGAATATATGGGTTGCTCATCGCCTTTATCATTTTGCTCAACATCGGGCTTATCGGCGGGGATGTAAAGGAAATTACCGTCCAGCAAGGTTTGTCCTTTTTGTACGCGGGCATGCCTATAGGGCTCGTCGGGCTTGTCTCCGGGATTTACCAGGGCAAGGTAAGCGCCTCCGGCATCTACCTTTGCGCCCGCCGCCCTGAAGAGACCGGCAAAGGGATAATTTTCGCCGCCATGGTAGAAACATATGCGGTTTTGGCCCTGCTCATTTCCTTTCTAATGCTCAACGGCGTTTTATAA